The proteins below come from a single Arthrobacter sp. B1I2 genomic window:
- a CDS encoding PD-(D/E)XK nuclease family protein: protein MTSTIYASVGDALAELAVIISRVQAKDPLAPVTILVPSHASGRDVAHFLGRTLNAGAGSAGIKALTLKDLASDLIADEPAINGRRPLLPVLRLGAVTKVLTDEPGLFKDVADQPATARALAKTPELLDAGPDLPDPALPGLMHEVLRIHGMAKQALGPQWYTDHEAFALAGSKLGTSAVTRRLGTVIGFMLGAETRPSPALFKARLEEAGMHQITASGSAESGTTLMTASDADDEVRAVVRLVVEKLAAGTPGHRIGIFHSAAQPYASLLTQRLSQAGVTFVGPAAHRLVDSPLARGLLQLLKLDPQLPDTRTILNIHAEGTFAWQEQQLPSSATCERLYANPPAEEDAVGKDPAAFASRLERFNIFQSFAGALAARLSQVHTAATWSEASAVLVSLLEDFMGPRTAGERPEKTAARGALVETALDLRHLDGVGPKPRPSLIQSAMEDAITSKGGWTGKSGTGVVIGSHADAVARDLDVLFLLGTAEGLAPARIREDPLLPDSVRVLMGGGLPTVEQRAEATKEQFFAALAAGSERTLTYPRGDLRGSGSYQISRWITARPRPQDELQSFAHGIENSAPTVAAIPPTAQEWRLRRVLTAEERTAALRDDTALQRALAATRDRRDGIFSRFNGNLGADAGAAIMDPEKALSPTRLEDWVTSPFSYFLKHVLKVNILEDAALEVQISPQERGTLVHQILEDYVRSITKDGLPPSLDRLMELADAAFAQSANPAWLSHVWERNQAMIRQDLARVLEDDNERFADGWNYLAEEASFGPENTDSYPPVELALKDGIVVRFRGKVDRIDGHKDGRVRVIDYKTGKVNDKYKALGKHPTAEGTRYQLPVYGLFAQTLRTSASPVAAEYWFISKAGNFEKIGYTVTDDVVEQLRTDAGLIISALRNGVFPPRPESDRYVNFTTMMGAPELGQQWLKLQNAPEIQPYAQLLKAEK, encoded by the coding sequence ATGACGAGCACTATTTATGCTTCGGTGGGCGATGCTCTGGCCGAACTTGCAGTAATTATCAGCCGCGTTCAGGCCAAGGATCCGCTCGCTCCTGTCACCATCCTGGTCCCGTCCCACGCTTCCGGGAGGGATGTGGCCCATTTCCTGGGCAGGACCCTCAACGCTGGTGCAGGAAGTGCGGGCATCAAAGCACTCACGCTGAAAGACCTGGCTAGCGACCTCATCGCCGACGAGCCCGCCATCAACGGGAGACGTCCGCTTCTTCCGGTACTCCGGCTGGGAGCAGTAACAAAGGTCCTGACCGACGAACCCGGGCTCTTCAAGGATGTCGCTGACCAGCCCGCCACCGCCCGCGCCCTAGCCAAGACGCCCGAGCTGCTGGATGCAGGACCAGACCTTCCCGACCCTGCACTCCCCGGCCTCATGCATGAAGTTCTTCGAATCCACGGCATGGCCAAGCAGGCGCTCGGACCACAGTGGTACACGGACCATGAGGCCTTTGCCCTCGCAGGCAGCAAACTTGGAACCAGCGCTGTGACGCGGCGACTCGGCACTGTCATCGGCTTCATGCTGGGCGCCGAAACCCGGCCCTCACCGGCCCTCTTCAAAGCACGTCTCGAAGAGGCCGGGATGCATCAGATCACCGCGTCCGGGTCCGCGGAGAGCGGCACAACCCTGATGACCGCTTCAGACGCCGACGACGAAGTCCGCGCCGTGGTCAGGCTCGTCGTCGAAAAACTGGCAGCAGGCACTCCGGGCCACCGCATAGGTATCTTCCACTCCGCCGCCCAGCCCTACGCCTCCTTGCTGACGCAGCGGCTTAGCCAAGCCGGAGTTACGTTCGTCGGTCCGGCAGCCCACCGGCTCGTGGACTCGCCCCTCGCCCGCGGCTTGCTTCAGTTGCTGAAACTTGACCCGCAGCTTCCCGACACGCGAACCATCCTGAACATCCATGCGGAAGGCACATTCGCCTGGCAGGAACAGCAACTGCCCAGCAGTGCCACGTGCGAAAGGCTTTACGCCAATCCACCGGCCGAAGAGGACGCCGTCGGGAAAGACCCTGCTGCCTTCGCCTCCCGCCTTGAGCGGTTCAATATTTTCCAGTCCTTTGCCGGAGCACTTGCGGCCAGGCTTAGCCAAGTCCACACGGCTGCAACCTGGAGCGAGGCATCAGCGGTGCTGGTCTCGCTCCTTGAAGATTTTATGGGCCCCCGCACAGCCGGTGAACGGCCGGAAAAAACTGCTGCCCGCGGCGCCCTGGTCGAGACCGCCCTGGATCTCCGGCACCTCGACGGCGTCGGCCCCAAGCCCCGTCCCTCGCTCATCCAAAGTGCCATGGAGGACGCCATAACCTCAAAAGGCGGCTGGACCGGGAAAAGCGGCACCGGCGTCGTCATCGGCAGCCATGCCGACGCCGTGGCAAGGGATCTGGACGTCCTGTTCCTTCTCGGCACGGCGGAAGGTCTGGCGCCGGCAAGAATCCGGGAGGACCCGCTCCTTCCGGACAGCGTGCGGGTCCTAATGGGTGGCGGACTCCCCACTGTGGAGCAGCGTGCGGAAGCCACCAAAGAACAGTTCTTTGCTGCCCTCGCTGCCGGGTCCGAGCGGACCCTCACATACCCGCGGGGCGATCTGCGCGGATCCGGCAGTTATCAGATCTCCCGGTGGATCACCGCCAGGCCCAGGCCCCAGGACGAACTGCAGTCATTTGCCCACGGCATCGAGAACAGCGCCCCCACCGTGGCTGCGATTCCCCCGACAGCCCAGGAATGGCGGCTGCGCCGCGTCCTCACTGCCGAGGAGCGCACAGCGGCGCTTCGGGACGATACTGCGCTGCAGCGCGCACTCGCTGCTACCCGTGACCGGCGCGATGGCATCTTCTCCAGGTTCAACGGCAACCTCGGCGCCGATGCCGGGGCCGCCATCATGGACCCCGAAAAAGCCCTGTCCCCCACGCGCCTCGAAGACTGGGTGACCAGCCCGTTCAGCTACTTCCTAAAGCACGTCCTGAAGGTGAACATCCTGGAGGACGCCGCACTAGAGGTGCAGATTTCACCGCAGGAGCGGGGCACACTTGTCCATCAGATACTGGAGGACTATGTCCGCAGTATCACCAAGGACGGCCTTCCGCCGTCCTTGGACCGCCTCATGGAGCTGGCAGACGCGGCCTTTGCGCAATCCGCTAACCCGGCGTGGCTCAGCCACGTCTGGGAGCGCAACCAGGCCATGATCCGCCAGGATCTGGCGCGGGTGCTGGAAGATGACAACGAGAGGTTCGCGGACGGCTGGAACTACCTCGCGGAAGAGGCAAGCTTCGGCCCGGAGAACACGGACAGCTATCCGCCGGTTGAGCTGGCCCTTAAGGACGGCATCGTGGTCCGGTTCCGCGGGAAGGTGGACCGGATCGACGGCCATAAGGACGGCCGAGTCCGGGTCATCGACTACAAGACCGGCAAAGTAAACGACAAATACAAGGCCCTCGGGAAACATCCGACCGCGGAAGGCACCCGCTACCAGCTGCCCGTTTACGGCCTGTTCGCGCAAACCCTCCGAACCTCTGCCTCCCCTGTAGCAGCGGAATACTGGTTCATCTCGAAGGCCGGCAACTTCGAGAAGATCGGCTATACCGTGACGGATGACGTCGTGGAGCAGCTCCGCACAGACGCGGGCCTCATCATTTCGGCACTGCGGAACGGGGTCTTCCCCCCACGGCCCGAGTCCGACCGCTATGTCAACTTCACCACCATGATGGGAGCCCCGGAGCTCGGCCAGCAGTGGCTGAAGCTTCAGAATGCCCCCGAAATTCAGCCGTATGCCCAGCTCCTGAAGGCGGAGAAATGA
- a CDS encoding DUF6308 family protein, with translation MTLPSILTEGNEEEAARLLSAYYRRTADGLPAYTGSYFNSWAGGGNSATSANVITADDLIAVSFLAVDISGEAAIGILDTHREKISRLLAKIPADRDLAEIRPGEFADTFGPDSPATQLWHVLRGRDTGRWGVGETKTSKIMARKRPRLVPIYDSVVGPLMGLNENSIGQWSTWHSAFLEDPGLARRLATIRQISGVEDPISDIRVMDIVLWMHGKQ, from the coding sequence ATGACACTCCCCTCGATTCTCACCGAAGGCAATGAAGAAGAAGCGGCCCGTCTTCTGAGCGCCTACTATCGGCGTACAGCAGATGGCCTGCCCGCCTACACCGGCAGCTATTTCAATTCGTGGGCTGGCGGGGGAAACTCGGCCACCAGTGCAAACGTGATCACCGCGGACGACCTGATAGCCGTCTCATTTCTGGCGGTTGACATATCGGGCGAAGCTGCCATTGGCATCCTGGACACCCATCGAGAGAAAATTTCGCGTCTCCTAGCGAAAATTCCTGCCGACCGAGACCTGGCGGAGATACGTCCCGGCGAATTTGCAGATACCTTCGGCCCGGACAGCCCCGCGACTCAACTGTGGCATGTCCTTCGCGGCCGCGATACCGGCAGATGGGGCGTGGGAGAAACAAAGACCAGCAAGATTATGGCTCGTAAACGTCCGCGGCTGGTCCCGATCTACGACTCAGTGGTCGGACCGCTAATGGGCCTCAATGAGAATTCGATAGGCCAGTGGTCCACCTGGCACAGCGCTTTCCTGGAGGATCCCGGGCTCGCCCGACGTTTGGCAACAATCAGGCAGATTTCCGGGGTCGAAGATCCCATCTCAGACATCAGAGTCATGGACATCGTCCTGTGGATGCACGGAAAGCAATAA
- a CDS encoding sigma-70 family RNA polymerase sigma factor yields MPELADAGPYPIATLPQVPVPAAPATVPASYDYAFLYSWQQEALKAWHSNARRGVVEAVTGSGKTRVGIAAAFEAVRQGIKVLILVPTAELQRQWLDSLRRDLPAARRGALGDGRSDSLDDVDILVAIVHSASNRETLRSHKAGLIIADECHRYAAPMFTGALQEGYAWRLGLTATFERADGEHENLLTPYFGGVIYNLWYDRALKNDVIAPFEIALVGVDLTASEQADYDEFSTLMVEAARNLETYAGIPRRPFPQFIAAVAALAASDSPSREATIARRYMRAMSSRLTLLAEAKTKYLALAALKETVDGSRGTLVFTQTQESARRAQELYTSLGSKASAVFSGMVKDERRQGMEDFRTGASQILAAPRLLDEGIDVPEADLGIIVAANRSQRQMVQRLGRVIRKKADGRPGRLVVLYSKGTVEDPDVQGEEFLGKVLPFARNVEFFDIKTDLDGLQEFLRQAEPEEAPVPEPEKPARPTSGKDVGSEGGSALEPVVDPPVEEEDDESAPTAFDLEDSGWLEELQGLAGFSDDGVSDYLQQAGRAGLLTAEQEVELAKDIEAGLYAAHLLADGPARGRREARELRTISQLGQRATDALLEANLRLVVSIAKKYVFHGMDLLDLIQEGNIGLHRAVCKFDYTLGNKFSTYATWWIRQSVTRALADQARAIRLPVHMVEQINKVKSVQREAARKGVEYTSAELGKLTDQSAGKAEYLLNLDKPMHSLDYLVPDGRGGLEPLADQLLDPWHVDVLDQIAKEQLKAQVHAVLDTLTEREAGVIAMRFGIDDGEEKTLDAIGKVYGVTRERIRQIESKTMALLREPERCQSLREWNFGSGTRASSIEAGAA; encoded by the coding sequence GTGCCAGAACTAGCCGACGCCGGGCCTTACCCGATTGCGACGCTTCCGCAGGTGCCCGTCCCGGCTGCGCCCGCGACGGTGCCAGCCTCCTACGACTATGCCTTCCTGTATTCGTGGCAGCAGGAAGCGCTGAAGGCCTGGCATTCGAATGCCCGCCGCGGCGTGGTAGAAGCCGTGACCGGCTCCGGTAAGACACGCGTTGGCATTGCCGCCGCTTTCGAGGCAGTCCGGCAGGGCATCAAGGTCCTGATCCTGGTCCCCACTGCAGAGCTTCAGCGCCAGTGGCTGGACTCCCTGCGCCGCGACCTGCCCGCTGCTCGGCGCGGTGCCCTTGGCGACGGCCGGTCTGATTCGCTCGACGACGTCGACATCCTGGTGGCCATTGTTCATTCTGCGTCCAACCGCGAGACCCTCCGTTCCCACAAAGCCGGTTTGATCATCGCCGACGAGTGCCACCGCTACGCCGCTCCGATGTTCACTGGTGCCCTTCAGGAAGGGTACGCCTGGCGGCTTGGGCTGACAGCCACGTTCGAAAGGGCCGATGGCGAGCATGAGAACCTCCTGACCCCATACTTCGGCGGCGTTATCTACAACCTCTGGTACGACCGCGCGCTGAAGAACGACGTCATTGCACCCTTCGAGATCGCCTTGGTTGGCGTCGACCTCACTGCTTCAGAACAGGCCGACTACGACGAGTTTTCGACATTGATGGTGGAGGCGGCACGGAACCTCGAGACTTACGCTGGCATCCCGCGGCGGCCCTTTCCCCAGTTCATTGCCGCTGTGGCTGCTCTCGCCGCTTCTGATTCGCCCAGCCGGGAAGCAACCATTGCGCGGAGGTACATGCGGGCCATGTCTTCACGGCTCACGCTGCTGGCCGAGGCAAAGACGAAATACTTGGCACTGGCAGCTCTGAAGGAAACCGTTGATGGGTCCCGTGGGACGCTGGTCTTCACGCAGACCCAGGAGTCCGCACGCCGGGCCCAGGAGCTCTACACCTCCCTCGGGTCGAAGGCGTCCGCGGTGTTCAGTGGCATGGTTAAAGACGAACGCCGGCAGGGCATGGAGGATTTCCGCACTGGCGCGTCGCAGATACTTGCCGCGCCGAGGCTCCTCGATGAAGGCATCGACGTCCCGGAGGCCGACCTCGGGATCATCGTTGCTGCCAACCGCAGCCAGCGGCAGATGGTGCAGCGACTTGGCCGCGTCATCCGCAAGAAGGCCGACGGCCGGCCCGGCCGGCTGGTTGTCCTCTACTCCAAGGGCACAGTGGAAGATCCGGACGTCCAGGGTGAGGAATTCCTCGGCAAGGTCCTGCCGTTCGCACGGAACGTTGAGTTCTTCGACATCAAGACGGATCTGGACGGGTTGCAGGAGTTCCTGCGCCAGGCGGAACCCGAAGAGGCTCCAGTGCCAGAACCCGAGAAGCCGGCAAGGCCTACGTCCGGGAAAGACGTTGGGTCGGAGGGCGGCAGTGCGCTTGAACCGGTGGTGGACCCTCCTGTGGAGGAGGAGGACGACGAGAGTGCGCCGACGGCGTTTGATCTTGAGGACTCAGGCTGGCTGGAGGAGCTTCAAGGGCTCGCCGGCTTCAGCGACGACGGGGTGTCGGACTACCTCCAGCAGGCAGGCCGCGCCGGTCTGCTGACAGCCGAGCAGGAAGTGGAGCTCGCCAAAGACATCGAAGCCGGCCTTTACGCTGCCCACCTGCTGGCGGACGGCCCTGCCCGCGGGCGCCGCGAAGCCCGGGAGCTCCGGACGATCTCACAGTTGGGCCAAAGGGCTACGGACGCCTTGCTTGAGGCGAACCTCCGGCTGGTGGTCTCCATCGCCAAGAAGTACGTGTTCCACGGCATGGATCTGCTTGACCTCATCCAAGAGGGGAACATCGGCCTCCATCGGGCAGTCTGCAAGTTCGACTACACCTTGGGTAACAAGTTCTCCACCTACGCCACGTGGTGGATCCGGCAGTCTGTCACTCGTGCCTTGGCAGATCAGGCACGGGCTATCCGGCTCCCTGTCCACATGGTGGAGCAGATCAACAAGGTGAAGTCCGTCCAACGCGAAGCCGCCCGAAAAGGCGTTGAGTACACCTCAGCAGAGCTCGGCAAGCTCACCGATCAGTCCGCCGGCAAAGCCGAATATCTTCTGAACCTGGACAAGCCCATGCATTCGCTGGACTACCTCGTGCCGGACGGTAGAGGTGGTCTGGAGCCACTGGCGGACCAACTCCTCGATCCGTGGCATGTAGATGTTCTTGACCAGATCGCCAAGGAACAGCTGAAGGCCCAAGTGCATGCGGTTCTGGACACCCTGACCGAACGTGAAGCAGGAGTCATCGCTATGCGCTTTGGGATTGACGACGGTGAGGAGAAGACCCTTGATGCTATCGGCAAGGTCTATGGTGTCACCCGAGAGCGCATCCGCCAGATCGAGTCGAAGACCATGGCGCTGCTCCGCGAACCCGAACGATGCCAATCCCTCCGGGAGTGGAACTTCGGCAGCGGCACCAGGGCCAGCAGCATCGAGGCAGGCGCAGCCTGA
- a CDS encoding nuclease-related domain-containing DEAD/DEAH box helicase yields MRCIPEEPEFGDGQLAEKAVWTALRNSLPDDVVLAHSVHVRDGRNEYEIDLLVLWPNVGMAAIEVKGGQVSIADGQWYQSDRNQKRKIQSPVAQSQSSLHALKNWLENELGSRVSSRCVYMVSLPYTDVPSDWTMAGCPRSLILDQADSKSPAELVRQAIENEGGGASPLAPAFLDRIVRKLGGDLDTAVVPSTTSQEDEAAQDHLTERQSVLLQATRSLPRIRFTGGAGSGKTWLAVEKARILSKQGKRVGLFCYNKGLGQYLQDRVATWRQARPVFTGEFHEYVRGLGVPDGTGQEYFDVEMPRLLKELAAEMHPHERLDAVIVDEAQDFAPLWWDALLACTTDPDAGEVYAFMDDRQDVYQRWGGATADLTAGPTATFVPIHIDDNLRNTRKIAESFRPFAGEHFTPRGSTGLPVRFVDCPTEDALDVAGDCMEALIEEGWANNQIALLTTKDRHPIHLDYYERGATEEYWREFHANEAEFYGHVLGFKGLERSVVVLCVNGFKDMSRAPEQLYVGLSRARSLLVVVGDSGLLEEAGGRELKLALARTQAWKPVLGEG; encoded by the coding sequence TTGAGGTGCATTCCGGAAGAACCGGAGTTCGGCGACGGACAGCTGGCGGAAAAAGCCGTATGGACTGCTCTCAGGAACAGCCTCCCGGACGACGTCGTCCTGGCCCATTCCGTCCACGTCCGCGACGGCCGCAACGAGTACGAGATCGACTTATTGGTCCTTTGGCCGAATGTGGGCATGGCCGCGATCGAGGTCAAGGGCGGTCAGGTGAGCATCGCAGACGGGCAGTGGTATCAGTCGGACCGCAACCAGAAGCGAAAGATCCAAAGCCCCGTGGCGCAGTCCCAGAGTTCCTTGCACGCGCTCAAGAACTGGCTGGAAAACGAACTTGGGTCCCGTGTGAGCAGCCGCTGCGTCTACATGGTCAGCCTGCCGTACACCGACGTGCCAAGCGACTGGACCATGGCCGGGTGCCCACGGTCACTCATCCTTGACCAGGCCGACAGCAAGTCCCCGGCCGAGCTAGTCCGCCAAGCCATCGAAAATGAAGGAGGCGGCGCCTCCCCGCTGGCCCCGGCTTTCCTGGACCGCATCGTCCGCAAGCTGGGCGGAGACCTGGACACCGCCGTCGTACCTTCCACCACCTCCCAGGAGGACGAAGCAGCACAGGACCACCTCACCGAGCGCCAGTCCGTACTGCTCCAGGCGACCCGGTCACTCCCCCGGATCCGCTTCACCGGCGGCGCCGGCAGCGGAAAGACGTGGCTCGCCGTCGAAAAGGCCCGCATACTCAGCAAACAGGGCAAACGCGTTGGCCTCTTCTGCTACAACAAAGGCCTGGGGCAATACCTTCAGGACCGGGTGGCGACGTGGCGCCAGGCGAGGCCGGTGTTCACGGGCGAGTTCCACGAATACGTGCGCGGGCTCGGCGTACCGGACGGTACAGGGCAGGAGTACTTCGACGTCGAAATGCCCCGCCTCCTCAAGGAACTGGCAGCCGAAATGCACCCGCACGAGCGGCTGGACGCTGTCATTGTCGATGAGGCACAGGACTTCGCGCCCCTGTGGTGGGACGCGCTTCTCGCGTGCACAACCGACCCGGACGCGGGTGAGGTGTACGCCTTTATGGACGACCGGCAAGACGTCTACCAACGCTGGGGAGGCGCGACGGCGGACCTCACCGCCGGCCCGACGGCCACTTTCGTGCCCATCCACATCGACGACAACCTCCGCAACACCCGCAAGATCGCCGAGTCCTTCCGACCCTTCGCCGGCGAGCACTTCACACCACGGGGCAGCACTGGCCTGCCCGTACGGTTTGTGGACTGCCCCACGGAGGACGCGCTCGACGTGGCCGGAGACTGTATGGAGGCGCTGATCGAGGAAGGTTGGGCGAACAACCAGATCGCGCTCCTCACCACCAAGGACCGGCACCCCATCCACTTGGACTATTACGAGCGCGGTGCCACAGAGGAATACTGGCGCGAGTTCCACGCCAACGAAGCGGAGTTCTACGGCCACGTCTTGGGCTTCAAGGGCTTGGAACGTTCCGTGGTTGTTCTTTGCGTCAACGGCTTCAAGGACATGAGCCGGGCCCCGGAACAGCTGTACGTCGGGCTGTCCCGCGCGCGGAGCCTGCTGGTGGTTGTGGGTGATTCCGGGCTGCTGGAGGAGGCAGGCGGGCGGGAACTGAAGCTCGCGCTGGCGCGCACCCAGGCATGGAAACCGGTGCTCGGAGAGGGGTAG
- a CDS encoding TY-Chap domain-containing protein, translated as MGEKESVPRARVLNKDQILSRAVKAYQAGDPLQRIAADAGMRTYEMLRLLSTRVADLSEQQRSEALRKRCAATAEVLRKDAHRVVHLLDAGIESSDIPRILAALGAMIDVDIAAELLKSPEVLKHSERTAPRAFVTDKMGLLFVTGYQRGVEPDYRLVLGKDPLPSMQNYRILLAEHLSRPQIGQVIAVIETTAEAISKGDNVGISYAEYGALREAAALEMGIDPSSPFPPPAERIRDRTEGRSWHLALESVGLQFPAVQGGYSSSDHEDASQSYRATECLFGSPKDVASYDSWMIAELAMGRDRPSAVAIGRHYGAWESVIGAYVPLEEDELRGIVSHLRTEAAADYAWARAAELISEVLRTMPWNSFLSIQYGAGADGGPQPYAQITPGPDGAWCEIVSEEFLQPDDWPIYPERLLQNGWSKPDAAVPNWFREGVALEDAGHVTLEGLRDGRSCYEADELRWHTGSFPSESNPDGGVTVEDVLKGSVQTLRNAS; from the coding sequence TTGGGGGAAAAAGAGTCCGTGCCTCGTGCACGTGTGCTTAATAAAGACCAGATTCTGAGCCGGGCCGTGAAGGCCTATCAAGCGGGTGACCCGCTTCAGCGCATTGCGGCCGATGCCGGCATGAGAACTTACGAGATGCTGCGCCTGCTCAGCACGCGGGTAGCTGATCTGAGCGAGCAGCAGCGGTCCGAAGCTCTCCGCAAGCGGTGCGCTGCAACTGCTGAGGTTCTGCGAAAGGATGCTCACCGGGTCGTCCATCTTTTAGACGCTGGAATTGAAAGCTCTGATATTCCAAGAATTCTGGCCGCACTCGGGGCCATGATCGACGTCGATATTGCTGCAGAGCTGTTGAAGAGCCCTGAAGTCTTGAAGCACTCAGAACGTACAGCACCCCGCGCTTTTGTGACTGACAAAATGGGACTGCTGTTCGTGACCGGGTATCAACGCGGTGTGGAACCGGACTACCGACTGGTATTGGGCAAGGACCCTCTGCCAAGTATGCAGAACTATCGGATCCTCCTGGCCGAGCATCTGTCGCGGCCGCAGATCGGCCAAGTCATCGCTGTCATAGAGACGACTGCTGAAGCAATTAGTAAGGGCGACAATGTTGGAATTTCTTACGCCGAGTATGGAGCGCTCCGGGAAGCGGCAGCCCTTGAAATGGGTATCGACCCAAGTTCACCGTTTCCACCCCCCGCCGAACGGATTCGCGATCGCACGGAGGGAAGGTCTTGGCACTTAGCGCTGGAATCCGTGGGACTGCAATTTCCGGCCGTACAGGGCGGATATTCATCGTCGGACCATGAAGATGCCTCGCAGTCCTACCGCGCGACGGAGTGTCTCTTTGGATCTCCGAAAGATGTAGCTAGTTATGACAGCTGGATGATCGCCGAACTAGCCATGGGTCGGGATCGCCCCTCTGCGGTGGCCATCGGACGGCACTACGGGGCTTGGGAGTCTGTGATCGGCGCCTACGTTCCGTTGGAAGAAGATGAGCTCCGCGGGATCGTCAGTCATTTGAGAACCGAAGCTGCCGCAGACTACGCGTGGGCACGAGCTGCAGAACTCATCAGTGAAGTGCTCCGAACGATGCCGTGGAACTCGTTCCTCAGCATCCAATATGGGGCGGGCGCGGATGGCGGGCCTCAGCCGTACGCCCAGATCACCCCCGGGCCCGACGGGGCGTGGTGCGAGATCGTCTCCGAGGAATTCCTGCAGCCGGACGACTGGCCGATTTATCCCGAGCGACTGCTGCAAAACGGATGGTCGAAACCTGATGCGGCGGTCCCCAACTGGTTCAGGGAAGGCGTTGCGTTAGAAGATGCGGGGCACGTCACTCTTGAGGGCCTCAGAGACGGCCGGTCTTGTTATGAAGCTGACGAACTTCGATGGCACACCGGGAGTTTCCCATCCGAAAGCAACCCAGACGGCGGAGTCACAGTTGAAGACGTCCTGAAAGGCTCTGTGCAAACGCTCCGCAATGCCAGCTGA